The following proteins come from a genomic window of Novosphingobium sp. IK01:
- a CDS encoding histidine-type phosphatase gives MLLARHGIRSPTKDPQTLQAQTGHAWAQWPVAPGELTEHGKLALAQMVGMVRAHYTQAGLLPATGCPQPGSLAIWSDAKHHRTRESGSLWAEHLAPGCTLHAHALSDGQEDPIFAGSPTPLSVQDQSAITQEFAQRARALSPTVAQALHTLQEVLAPTACTTDTPHCLSADVATLAWKKGKPHLEGGLATGGTAAENLLLEYAQGLPEQAEPFGQTAPSPLIGQVFPLHIAESWLIRRLPTLAAHKGAGMALAVQNTLAGKVTPDLPANMAQARLLVLSGHDTNLDALATLYGLDWSFTDQPDPTAPNTTLAFELWRTAHGPYIAVRLFHQGLEELRALTPPDPTADIQLIASGPSLKTLRPTTAAQGRP, from the coding sequence GTGCTGCTGGCCCGCCACGGCATTCGCAGCCCCACAAAAGACCCGCAAACCCTGCAAGCCCAGACCGGCCACGCATGGGCGCAATGGCCTGTGGCACCGGGTGAGTTGACCGAACACGGCAAGCTTGCGCTGGCCCAGATGGTGGGCATGGTGCGCGCGCATTACACACAGGCTGGCCTGCTGCCTGCCACCGGCTGCCCCCAGCCGGGCAGCCTTGCCATATGGTCCGACGCCAAGCACCACCGCACGCGTGAAAGCGGGAGCCTGTGGGCCGAACATCTGGCCCCCGGCTGTACCCTGCATGCACACGCATTGAGCGATGGGCAGGAGGACCCGATTTTTGCGGGGTCTCCCACCCCCCTGAGCGTGCAGGACCAAAGCGCCATTACGCAGGAGTTCGCACAGCGCGCGCGCGCCCTGTCCCCCACAGTGGCGCAGGCGCTACACACACTGCAAGAGGTGCTGGCCCCCACCGCCTGCACCACCGACACACCACACTGCCTGAGTGCCGATGTTGCGACACTGGCATGGAAAAAAGGCAAACCCCACCTTGAGGGCGGCCTTGCCACAGGTGGCACAGCGGCAGAAAACCTGCTGCTTGAATACGCACAGGGTTTGCCAGAACAGGCCGAACCCTTTGGCCAGACGGCCCCTTCCCCCCTGATCGGGCAGGTTTTCCCTCTTCATATTGCAGAAAGCTGGCTGATCCGCCGCCTGCCCACACTGGCAGCGCACAAAGGGGCTGGCATGGCGCTGGCCGTGCAGAACACCCTTGCAGGCAAAGTCACACCCGACCTGCCCGCCAACATGGCGCAGGCACGCCTGCTTGTGCTGTCCGGCCATGACACCAACCTGGACGCGCTGGCCACATTATATGGGCTGGACTGGTCCTTTACCGACCAACCCGACCCCACTGCCCCCAACACAACGCTGGCCTTTGAACTCTGGCGTACAGCCCACGGCCCATACATAGCCGTAAGACTGTTCCATCAGGGACTGGAAGAGTTGCGCGCACTCACCCCACCAGACCCCACGGCGGACATACAGTTGATTGCCAGCGGCCCCTCGC